The genomic window gttttagctcctgcaaaacgtgaaagaagctaaaacttttcacgcaggtgcgcttaacgagggtcacttggaaaacatattggaacgtggcccgaggactagagcttgacacctgtgacctttgaccatgatatttccctaataaattgtctgttattaggtacacttgaaaatagcggcgtacctaatggagtgtccaagtgatgtcacagatcaataTTTCCAGCGTTTAACCATAAAATGTTCAATCATTTAGAAACGAATCATTTTTACAGGCTCTTTAAAAATTCATTACAATTGAAAGATTCTCTTTGCCACCGCTAGAGGGAGCCCACGTACCGCATTCACACTTGTACAATGCTGCTTACGAGCGCCACACGGTTAGAGAAAGGTTCACACGAGCGGATGATCATGATGGTGTCAAGTTACCTCTTCAGGGTCCTCTTTGCGTCTCGCGCACTCTCTCGTTATCTTTGCATCCGCCTCTCTTCCCCTCCATTCATttagtaccccccccccccctccctgatttttcattttttatatcACGCAATGTCTTCTTCTGCCTATGCTCTGCTCGTCTTTATTCTTGGTAAATTGCAGTCGATGTGccatctagaaaaaaaaaagatgtctggAAACAATCACGTGATCCCCCAAgcccttttctttttcttttttaagtgaTGTGTGTTTTGTGAAGGCATGCGCACCAACACACAATTCAATACATTTGTGGATGTTTGTTtgtcataaaataaacattCCCATCCTCATCTCGGACATCCACGCATCAAAATCAGCATAATGACTGCAAAAGCAAAATGAAGGAGGTTGGCATTTGACCTGAAGACAATTTTGGAACAGAGATGAGGAGCAGAATTGGAAAAGAAGACCCGGCCACATTTTCGTCGACTAGATTAAAGCATCCAAACGCTGCAACAAATTCCTGAAAAATCACAACTTGTGTCAACTTGCAGACTCATTTGAGTCCGCAGGTCTTTGGCTCACatctttacattttatttgatgATGACATTGCTGTGTGTTTGGAAGGAAAGaagatgcttttttttcaaattatgaTTAAAAATCTTGTTGCAAAAACATTTGTTGAACGGATCCCAACTTGAGCTGCACACTACATGTTTTATTGTCAAGCTTCTATTGAGATGTTCTAATCAGCTTTCATCAGAAATcaagaaaataatttttattaccaggaaaatgcaaatatcttAAGGAATGCTGTAAGCAGGATAGGTGCAACACGGAGAACCACagtcaaaaaaaacaacaaacccaCAGAAATctcaatatattaaaaaaaaaaaaaaagtcattacaaAAAGTTACGGGGATCCGTTCCAGTTCATCAGTGACAGAGACTTAGGTTCTTTTGGATGGTGCACTTCTTGCACTGGaccacacagcaccagtgaaagCGACACAGACAGTTCTCCTCGAACACCACCGTTTCCTCACGGAAGCCGCGCTGGCAGCAGAGCAAGTCGCAGCCGCTGATGTCCATGGCCGTGCTGTTGCACACTCGCCCCCGCGTCCCCAGCGAACCCGTTTTACGGTTCGCCAGACAGAAGTCGGGCGACTCGTCCGAGTAGATCAGATCCTGCCTATCCGGGGGTTTGATGTTCTGCCCTACGGGGATCAGCGTCTTGCCGTCGTTGCCGCCCATCACTTTGGAAGCGCCGTTGAAGCGCTGGAGAAGCCGGTCGCCTACCTCGCGGAAATGAGGCATCTTTTTCCAGCAGGTGCGTAACGTGCACGAGCTGGACAGTCCGTGGCACTTGCAATCTGTCTGCATGAAGAGCTTCACTGCCTTGGGAGGGGCACAAAGGAAAAAGAGTCACCAAAAAAATCCACTCTGAAAGATGCAGTGAAGTGAATTCAAAAATTTGCATTCAAATGAAGATCATTTCTGAACGCACCATCGAGTTGATGCTTTGTGTAGGTGCAAAAATCCGGATCGTTGACAAAGtagcgcaacaacgggtgaacaTTCAAATTGAACACTTTCATGTCATCCTCTCTATTAAACACGGCATGAAAATTCAGattgaaatgtaaaaataaattaaaaaatgacttTCTGGCATCTACAATCTATGTGTGCCTTTGTCCATGGAttttgaaatgtcatttttgaaCACGTCTCTCTCCTTGGATGTGAAAAGTTGGTtttgaaacaacaacaaaactaacGAGCTGGCTGGATGGGTAAGATAAAAGCAGATGCTTCTCCCAAGGAATTTACCTCTCTAACCCCCCATTTTGCCTCTGGCCTTCCTACATCCAACAAGCCTTGACAACAGATCATTCACTTATACTGCATAATTaacccatcacacacacacgccgacACACACAAACGCGCATGAATGCACAAAAACAGCCGTTTACACGCACGGACGGCCGCGCGCCGATTTCACAAGCTGCAGGCAGGCGTTGGAAATGGTTTCTTCTTCGCTAATGCTACAATTGGAAAATGTCCCAAAATCCACGCCCGTTCTTCTCTACCTGTCTGTGACCTCGGTCGGCTGCAGGTAATTACGTCCTTTGCTCGTATCGCCAACGCCGCGCTGACGACTAAAGAGGTGATGTCACTTTGGAGATGATAAAAGCCACACTTTAAATCAACATGGTGATCCAATCTAAAAGCTTCAAACCCGCTCTTTAAGACCCATTAGGTCCATAATTCACACGGCCTTGGTACAGGAACTTTGGGGCGTCTGGCTGAGCCGTGGAGGCCACCTGCCTCGGAGGCTCCAAAACAAAAAGTGTGGCACGTTCTTGCTTTTGTCTTTCAGAAACCTGATTCTTGTCAGAATATCGTTTTACGGCGCAACACCAACACGGCCGGGGGCGATGTGTTTCTCGTTGGCGGGATGAAGGAACATTCCACAGGACAAGCGAGCCCTGGGAGTGAAGTTCTTGGAGCGGAAGGTGGAACCTGCGTGGCAGCACCAGCATCCAAATGAATATTTGGGAATACTTTTCAAACGACATTGTATTAGCTTAGCGCTAACACATTATGGCAAacaccatagacaggctaacaaGTAGCATCTATGTGTCGGTCTAACTTGTAACCATTTAGCACAAACCGTTTAGTGTCATAACGAaacgcatatattctttatcctccgcgAAGAACAGCTCATATATTTGCCGATAGCAAAAATCTGGAAGTACATTTCGATGTGTTTTTACCAGTCGTCCGGCTTCGTTGTTGTGCAGGTCAACGAGCGTCCTGATGTCGCTTTTGCCGCGTCTCCTCTTGGCATCCATGAACTGCTTGGACTTGTCATAGCCAAACTCCACGTCGTCTCCGCAGCCGCCCCACTCCCACTTGACCCCGTCGCCGGAAGAGGACGACAGAGGTTTCGGGGGGGCTCTGTTCTTGGTGGCCTCGCAGCCGCACTGCAGCAGGTCCCCCATGCTGCAGGCCTGGGTCACCGCGTGGCTCACGCCGGCCGCCGTGATGGCGTACACAAACGCCGTCTCCCGGATGTCTGAAACGGCAAAAGGGCGCCTTAGTTCCATCCAAAAACGGGCCAAAGACCCTTTGGCACAATTATGACTCCATTCTCCGACATGAATTGGACAGGCAGTGCCGAGAGGATTAAAGACACACACAATTTACGGAACACAGCTGCTGCCGGTTTATTTCTGGTTCGGAGCTGTCCTGTCTGGGCTAAAGTCAAGTCCATCCACAAGCGCAAATGGCCGTCTGTCCTCAGCCCCATTGGCATCATCAACGCAGCGCTATCTCCGCTCATTTGTCTTGACGTGGAGAGCTGGGAAAGAATTCGACAACTGGCCCGATGTGATTTCAATTAAAAGTTCCATTGCGCAACTCCGCA from Syngnathus scovelli strain Florida chromosome 8, RoL_Ssco_1.2, whole genome shotgun sequence includes these protein-coding regions:
- the wnt6b gene encoding protein Wnt-6 isoform X1, with amino-acid sequence MTVRLSRIQLALFFILLCPVNIIGLWWAVGSPLLMDPNSICRKAKRLAGKQAELCQTQPEIVSEVAKGVRLGIRECQYQFKYRRWNCTSHNKYFGKILQQDIRETAFVYAITAAGVSHAVTQACSMGDLLQCGCEATKNRAPPKPLSSSSGDGVKWEWGGCGDDVEFGYDKSKQFMDAKRRRGKSDIRTLVDLHNNEAGRLVKTHRNAVKLFMQTDCKCHGLSSSCTLRTCWKKMPHFREVGDRLLQRFNGASKVMGGNDGKTLIPVGQNIKPPDRQDLIYSDESPDFCLANRKTGSLGTRGRVCNSTAMDISGCDLLCCQRGFREETVVFEENCLCRFHWCCVVQCKKCTIQKNLSLCH
- the wnt6b gene encoding protein Wnt-6 isoform X2, which translates into the protein MTVRLSRIQLALFFILLCPVNIIGLWWAVGSPLLMDPNSICRKAKRLAGKQAELCQTQPEIVSEVAKGVRLGIRECQYQFKYRRWNCTSHNKYFGKILQQDIRETAFVYAITAAGVSHAVTQACSMGDLLQCGCEATKNRAPPKPLSSSSGDGVKWEWGGCGDDVEFGYDKSKQFMDAKRRRGKSDIRTLVDLHNNEAGRLAVKLFMQTDCKCHGLSSSCTLRTCWKKMPHFREVGDRLLQRFNGASKVMGGNDGKTLIPVGQNIKPPDRQDLIYSDESPDFCLANRKTGSLGTRGRVCNSTAMDISGCDLLCCQRGFREETVVFEENCLCRFHWCCVVQCKKCTIQKNLSLCH